Proteins encoded by one window of Rhodamnia argentea isolate NSW1041297 chromosome 6, ASM2092103v1, whole genome shotgun sequence:
- the LOC115734175 gene encoding photosystem I reaction center subunit IV A, chloroplastic-like has product MATLNMAAGFVLSPSIGSNTSSSTTTRSIAYFPRDGNGRSARRLVVRAAEGEAAPPPTATAEAPAKPDKPPPIGPKRGTKVKILRRESYWFKDVGSVVAVDQDPKTRYPVVVRFQKVNYANVSTNNFGLDEVEEV; this is encoded by the exons ATGGCTACACTGAACATGGCTGCAGGTTTCGTGCTGAGCCCAAGCATTGGCTCCAACACAAGCTCTTCCACCACCACCAGGAGCATTGCCTATTTCCCCAGGGATGGCAACGGACGGTCCGCGAGGAGGCTCGTGGTGCGGGCCGCAGAGGGGGAGGCTGCGCCGCCCCCGACCGCCACCGCGGAGGCTCCGGCCAAGCCCGATAAGCCCCCTCCGATTGGGCCCAAGAGGGGCACTAAG gTGAAGATCTTGAGGAGAGAGTCTTACTGGTTCAAGGATGTCGGATCCGTGGTCGCAGTTgatcag GACCCGAAGACGAGGTACCCAGTGGTGGTCAGATTCCAGAAGGTCAACTACGCGAACGTATCGACCAACAACTTCGGGCTGGATGAGGTTGAAGAAGTCTAA
- the LOC115734535 gene encoding GDSL esterase/lipase At5g33370-like: protein MEGKFFSWISCSVILSLAVMIGIATPGAEAQRAFFVFGDSLVDNGNNNYLATTARADSPPYGIDYPTHRPTGRFSNGRNIPDLISESLGAEPTLPYLAPELTGENLLVGANFASAGIGILNDTGIQFINIIRITQQLQFFQQYQQRVAALIGEGQAQRLVNGALVLITLGGNDFVNNYYLVPFSARSRQYSLPDYVVYLISEYRKILIRLYELGARRVLVTGTGPLGCVPAELAMRSRNGECAEDLQRAAGLFNPQLVQMINGLNSEIGSNVFVAANAQQMSLGFINNPQAYGFVTSKVACCGQGPYNGLGLCTVASNLCPNRDIYAFWDPFHPSERANRFIVRQILTGDTRYMNPMNLSTILALDART, encoded by the exons ATGGAGGGCAAGTTCTTCTCTTGGATTTCTTGCTCGGTGATATTGAGCCTGGCGGTGATGATCGGCATTGCGACTCCCGGAGCCGAGGCACAGCGCGCCTTCTTTGTCTTTGGGGACTCGCTGGTCGACAACGGCAACAACAACTACCTCGCCACCACCGCCAGGGCCGACTCGCCGCCTTACGGCATCGACTATCCGACTCATCGGCCCACTGGCCGCTTCTCCAACGGCCGGAACATTCCCGACCTTATCA GTGAGTCGCTTGGCGCCGAACCCACGTTGCCATATTTGGCTCCCGAGCTCACCGGAGAAAACTTGCTCGTCGGCGCCAACTTTGCTTCCGCCGGAATCGGAATTTTGAATGACACTGGAATTCAGTTC ATTAACATCATCCGAATCACCCAGCAACTGCAATTCTTCCAACAGTACCAGCAAAGGGTCGCCGCGCTCATCGGAGAAGGCCAAGCGCAGCGGCTCGTGAACGGTGCTCTCGTGCTGATCACCCTCGGCGGCAACGACTTCGTCAACAACTATTACTTGGTGCCTTTCTCCGCCCGGTCCCGCCAGTACTCGCTCCCCGACTATGTCGTCTATCTCATCTCCGAGTACCGCAAGATCTTGATC aGGTTATACGAACTAGGAGCACGGAGGGTCCTTGTGACCGGAACCGGGCCATTGGGCTGCGTCCCAGCTGAGCTGGCTATGAGGAGCCGGAACGGCGAGTGTGCAGAGGACCTGCAGCGGGCAGCTGGCTTGTTCAACCCCCAGCTCGTCCAAATGATCAACGGTCTCAACAGCGAAATCGGCTCCAACGTGTTTGTCGCGGCTAACGCGCAACAGATGAGCCTTGGCTTCATCAATAACCCTCAAGCATATG GTTTCGTGACATCGAAGGTGGCGTGCTGCGGGCAAGGTCCCTATAACGGATTGGGGCTGTGCACGGTGGCCTCCAACTTGTGCCCTAACCGGGACATCTATGCATTTTGGGACCCGTTCCATCCGTCGGAGAGGGCCAACAGGTTCATCGTCAGACAGATCCTGACCGGCGACACCAGATATATGAACCCAATGAACCTCAGCACCATCTTGGCCTTGGACGCCAGGACTTAA
- the LOC115734350 gene encoding dehydration-responsive element-binding protein 2D-like: MDELDQPQVFAEKKKETVKTKRPSMGRSRKGCMRGKGGPENALCTYWGVRQRTWGKWVAEIREPNRGARLWLGTFNTSLDAALAYDEAARKLYGPPARLNLGPAATAVAAPIDSDDSSGNFLAAGSGSSSICEQAVKSEAVDARNHYPFVLRDETPRLLRGDANNNYVGEPWEGLVVTDTANEERGDYERWREFSLGSDYLEMSDLGLGGREELWLLEGGQENTDWEGLQVPWNLYA, encoded by the coding sequence ATGGACGAACTAGATCAACCACAAGTATTTgccgagaagaagaaagaaacagtCAAAACGAAGAGGCCTTCCATGGGCCGCTCGAGGAAGGGCTGCATGAGGGGCAAGGGCGGCCCCGAGAACGCGCTCTGCACCTACTGGGGCGTCCGGCAGCGGACCTGGGGCAAGTGGGTGGCCGAGATCCGCGAGCCGAACCGCGGCGCGAGGCTCTGGCTCGGCACCTTCAACACCTCCCTCGATGCGGCCCTCGCCTACGACGAGGCCGCGAGGAAGCTGTACGGGCCCCCCGCACGGCTCAACTTGGGCCCCGCAGCAACCGCCGTCGCGGCGCCGATCGACAGCGACGACAGCAGCGGCAACTTCTTGGCCGCGGGTTCCGGCAGCAGCAGCATATGCGAGCAAGCGGTGAAGAGCGAAGCGGTCGATGCTAGGAACCATTACCCGTTTGTCCTGAGGGATGAGACTCCTCGTCTCCTGAGGGGAGATGCCAACAACAATTACGTGGGCGAGCCGTGGGAGGGTTTGGTGGTGACGGACACGGCGAACGAAGAGCGAGGCGATTACGAGCGCTGGCGGGAGTTCTCGTTGGGGAGCGATTATCTTGAGATGAGCGATCTAGGGCTTGGGGGTCGGGAGGAGCTGTGGTTGCTGGAAGGCGGCCAAGAGAATACAGATTGGGAGGGCTTGCAAGTTCCATGGAATCTGTATGCTTGA